acttttttttttcttctaaacgtGTAAGCATTTTCTACAAGTACCAGCCTGGTGAATACTTTGGTTCTTCCCTTTGTCTGCTTCTCACTTCTATTGAGGAGAACTACCGTgtatcttcttcttctttttcttactTTACATACGTGGTGCAAGCGACGTGATAGCTTGCATTGCGGGGATCTGGGTCTGCCGGTGAACTGAGAGACTTGTTTGATGCTGTACTCTCTCTCCGCTGGTCAGTAATGACTCGTACCTTACATCTCATCATTGCTTATGAAGGCTTGCTGGATGACTTTCTCTTCGTACCTCGATGGATGTATGTGGTTGGGTCTGCTGGTGCGGTTCGGGAGATTCGTCGGTAGCTCGTGACTTGAATGACTCGGTTGTTACGGATCCAAGTGCTCATTGTTCATATTGCCTGCAAGTGCGAGAAGAAATTTTCCAATTTGAAATAAGTCCAGGATGAATTTGTGTAAAGTTTATGTACAATCGTGAGATTTAAGACTTTTGCTGCATTCAGGAACATTGTTTTTTCAATCACATTAGTCACACTATTTCTTTTTTCGGATGTTATGTTCTAAATCAAAATGAGTACATTGATCGATACAACTTAGAATCTTGCATCGCACTATTTACTGAACGTTATATatttttctatgtttacattagaaattataattatttggaaTAATGTTTGGTTGCCGTTTTAAAAGCTGGAAATATTACTgaattcacatattttttttgtttgtaatttgtgtttttatcataagctaataacagttcagtcacaaaaaaaaataataacattgctTACTTGGGTATGTGCCACTAATGTTTCAAATGTTTGATCAGCAATATGTGCAGAGTGTATGCAGCCAAAGTACACAACTAATAGAAAATGTCATTAACGAAAAATAACCGTACGTAACTTGAAATATCACCAAACCTAACGGAATGTCAGTAGTTAGTAAATGAACGTCATGGAACTATCAACATGCCTGATCCGAGCCTGGTTGCGTAGTCGGTTGCAGTCTTGTCCGAACCGGCCTGTCTTTTGTGTAGTACCGAGCCTTGTAAATTTTCGTGCTGAAGCTCTTCACACTTTCGTTTTGCAAAGTGGGAGAAGTGTTGGTGCGAAGTGTTGGCGTGATACGGGGCTGTGGTGGCGCTCGGGGAAGAGTCGGTGATGTTGGCGCTTCTGAAGGTGGTGGGAGTGCCTACACGTTCCTTCAGCGCTGCACGACGGAGTTCGTCTTTCTTGGGCTTGCGTTTCCACGTCCAGAAGTGTATTACTGTACTGTACTGTGGTGTGATGTGATGTCTTTTGTCATATATGTAgatcttatttaatttttcacaatttgtttttttttttctattatgaaATAGGATTAAGGAAAATTAATTTCTTCATTAAAGATttgaaattacatatatttaactaattgtttactgccttaaaatattaatgttttttcaTGTACTGTGTGAGTTGCATTAAGTTTTTGAGCTGGATAAGATtctaaggtgtttttttttttatgtcagctCAACATTAAACATCAATTTCagtcaaaaatacatttttccgtGTGATCGTTTTTCAGATTACCTTAGCTCTGGCTGAAACCTTGTGTCAGTCAGAAGTTTAATTTTTGTGCCCAACACACCATTTTTTATTCTCTTAAAGAGGCTTTCAAAAAAACTCTAAATGGTTGTAATGCGATGTGTTTTGTGAACAAGGTGACTCGGTGTTAAGACATTGGACTCTCGCTCCAGAGAATCAGGTTCGGGATTCCGATTTGGCCGTCCGGATTTTGGTTTCCCACGACTGGCCGAACACTCCAGGCAACTGCTGGGGTGTTCTTTTCTGTAGGCCATTGCTAGTTTCTCCCCCAGCATTTGTGATGGTCCAGCCCAAATAAAATAAAgggaaaaaatgtgagcgagtcttgcagtacttgccagagatgtgtaacatttaacctcgtttaccagcaaattcgtgtgttctcatgtcgaaaatacacttgtaatatgaaactctgaaaacacaatttagctagaattctttaaaataatgccaagtgtgATAATTATACACAAACTGTGTTTTCAGGTACATTTCTGGACACAAATCGTACATAGTTTCCGCATCCACTGCTAGAATTCATTGCCGAAGTAGCTACGTCgattattgaatcattcgatttgcagagcgaaattttaaattacgtaatgaaacggctccgacgaaagcaaaaaaaaaaacttgtaaaaatacTAAATCCTGGTTTTGGACCTGAaattagacaaggaattttattaaaatgctgcccatcttgttcagattcgttgaaaaggaaatactataaatttttcctCTGGCAGCTccctggttacacatttccgttccaatcgacttccatcgcattcacgaagctactcctaccaaattctgtattctgagagctaagatgttacacttcaGAAAAGGCTGTGTTGAATTCCTGTCAGTAACTGCTCATTGATTATACCTAAAACATAGTCTTTTGCTCATCTATGCCATCTGACAGCATGTCAGGGTAGTAGTTAGATGTTTCAACAACACAAAACACCAAGCATGATATCAAGAGTACAGTATTTACCCGAAAATACTGCGACTATGAAATATAATGCGACCCCAACtttttgattataaaattatGGAAAATACTTTGTGTGTTAAAAATcacaattcaaacacacataaattattctgaattatttaaattagtaaatttatgCCATATTTACTGGCAGCTTGTCTGGTGTCACTTTCTGTCATAGTGATTTGCATGGCCTTTTTTGAAACAGCAATTAGAAAGGAAAAAAGGCAGCAATCATAAAGAAAAGAGTTTTATGGTTATAGTTCATAAGTTGTTCCTCGGAGTGAAGAATGCTGTGATACAAGGTGGTCaccaggaggagggggaggggtgccTTGGCTAGCAGCCACATTCCAGAGTGTGCACATTGCAAGCATGAACATATCAACATAAAATGATTAAAATGTCAGAAATACTAGCCAGATGCCTTCCACTGCCAGTGCTGCCATTGCTACTGGTGCTACCAGTGTTGCCAGTGCTACAAGTTTTGCCTGTTCTGCCAGTTCTGTCATTGCTACAAGTGCTTCCAGTGCTACAAGTATTGTCAGTGCTACAAGTACTGTCAGTGCTGCCAGTGCTACAAGTGCTGCCAGTGCTACAAGTGCTGCCAGTGCTACAAGTGCTGCCAGTGCTACAAGTGCTGCCAGTGCTACAAGTGCTGTCAGTGCTACAAGTGCTGCCAGTGCTACAAGTGCTTCAAGTGCTGTCAGTGCTACAAGTGCTGTCAGTGCTACAAGTGCTGCCAGTGCTGCCAGTGCTACAAGTGCTGCCAGTGCTACAAGTGCTGCCAGTGCTACAAGTGCTGCCAGTGCTACAAGTGCTGTCAGTGCTACAAGTGCTTCAAGTGCTGTCAGTGCTACAAGTGCTGTCAGTGCTACAAGTGCTGCCAGTGCTACAAGTGCTTCAAGTGCTGTCAGTGCTACAAGTGCTGCGAGTGCTACAAGTACTGCCAGTGCTTCAAGTGCTGCCAGTGCTACAAGTGCTGCGAGTGCTACAAGTGCTGCCAGTGCTACAAGTGCTGCCAGTGCTATAAGTGCTGTCAGTGTTAAAAGTGCTGCCAGTGCTGCCAGTGCTTCAAGTGCTGTCAGTGCTACAAGTGCTGCGAGTGCTACAAGTACTGCCAGTGCTTCAAGTGCTGCCAGTGCTACAAGTGCTGTCAGTGCTACACATGCTGTCAGTGCTACAAGTGCTGCCATTGCTACAAGTGCTGTGAGGGCTACAAGTACTGTCAGTGCTACAAGTGCTGCCAGTTCTACAAGCGCTGCCATCTCTTCTGGTGCTACAAGTTTTGCCAGTGCTACAAGTGCTGCCATTGCTACTGGTGCTACAAGTTTTTGCCTGTGCTACCAATGCTGCAGAACATCTCTCTCCACAGTGCCTGGAGGAGTGGGTGTAAAGAGTTGCACAAGACACGGTCATTACGACGACGTGCAATATTTTTTACCCCCATGATGTTACACTAATTGAATATCTGTCGAAAATATTTGTGGCTGAACGACAAATGCCAGAAAGCGTACcataaaacggggtgaatagaaacgGTAGGGTGCATAGAAACAGTCTGCTCGAGGAATCCTTATGTGTGATACCTTTAGTTTCAATGTTATATGATTTGTAAGTTATTTACCAGTATTATTTAAAGGGAATTTCATTGAAGAATTTGTACTTAATGATTCTGTGAGCAGAGTGTTTCTATTGTTTATACTCACCCCGTTTTACAGTATCCAGTTAAAATGTTAGGAGTaacccttaagggctccgcctacccgtaCACACACACgtcgcgcagagcttcaggaaaaacaacgcgattttaaaaccactcaagatatccgataggggtctgcttacgaaaagtattttagagttcgctgagggccaaaaagtacttttgatttcggataaagtttttaaactgtagttttagaagagttaaagaggctaaaacgcatgttttcagagtgatttttttcatttttaggcgtaaaacaatcagtacagattcttggaagcactcaagggacttgcattaagcCTTTATCtgcatttctctgccatataatgttacagtcaccgttcagatctcacagttatcctgtgacgacgagaagactgcgcgccggttcagaggagacaccgcgctagaagcaccagcgagcgtcgctcttatcatcccgcctcgctgacacacatacacccctgacgaggcgggccccttaaataaaattaaaggaaagaaaaaaaatttgtgtgcgaGATGAGCCGGAACACAGAATGCCAGGCTCTCGGTACCTTCTGGGCGCGGAGTGTCCCGAGTGTCGGCCCCCGTGTCCCCGCAGGCGTGGACTGGAAGTCGCTGACCATCCCCGCCTGCCTGCCCATCACCACGGACTACTTCCCGGACAAGCGCAGCCTGCAGAACGACTACGTGGTCTCCGACTACAACCTGCTGCCGGACGACGTGAACGCCGACTTCGCCCACAAGCGCGCCATCTACCGCAAGCCGCTCACCACCAAGGAGGTCTTCCGCGAGCTGGTGTCGCAGCGGCTGGCGCAGGTGGGTCCCTCGCGCTTCGCCGAgctctatgtccactttttacgATTTTTATGATATGGACACAAAATTAATAcgtattagtattcatttgtactatatccacaaaACGTccacgcacataaaaatgtttgttcttagtTTGAGACCAATATTATTCTGTTCCATGTTGTGATATCCgtagttgtttgaactttcaaatgttTATATCTCAGTTTACGACTTCAATGGACGTAggacactccaattctcaggcgacgactTGGCTGAGCTTTAACTCGCGTAAACTCGAGAATGTCTTAAAGTTTTTCCCTTtgctttcaaagttttttttttttttttttttaagtttgtttgtttgtttagctgcttccaggggcgcaacaactaaatttctaaaaagggggggggggggggggcaatatacctttttataaagaatcatcgatcacccccccccccccctattgaagcgggggggggggggtcccggaggtcctcccccgggaaaaatttgtatttcaaggtggataatggtgctatttaagcagttttatcatctaaaaattgattacacagcactttatttgcccccgtttacccccacttcaaggtttcagggggggggggacaaaatacccttgccccccccccccccctgttgttgtgcccctggcTGCTTCCATTTTATCTTTTTATCGTGCATTTGTTCATGTTTTAAAGTTTGATGTTTGAAAACAAAACTTTGatcatgaaaacaaaaatgtaattgaaataaatattagagTCAAAAATATTTAGGTAAATAATTTGCAAGTGCTTAGTGTACAGGATCGTAAAACTTGTGAACCCTTACTTGACAAATTGTCTCAAAAATTATAAGCCTTATAGACAGTTAGCAGCATCTTAGTGGAAAAATATTATGACAGACGTGCAAATagttgtgaatcgctcggcttgttgaTAAACGGACAGATGATGGACAGACTTGACGGATAACTCAGCTGTTCTAATTCCTTTACACCACATTTCACCTCCACCAAAGTCCAACTTGCTTCAACCCAGCCATCCCACATCCTCTACACCACATTTATCCAACACCAAAATCAATTTCCTGTGAACTACCTTTTTCCAAATGTGGCTCAATATTCTCACTACCAGATTGTGAGAGACTTCCCCACAAACTTACTAGGGTAGCATCTTTCAAAAATAACAACCCTGGCTTtccaaaatccaaaaaaaaaaataaagggtgcATTGCCACACATAACTTTTCTTTTTACCATATTTGTGTGAACAATTCAAAACGAAAATTATTGccaaatttaatttatacttataaATTAAGATGTGGTGAGTGATAAGATTAAAAAGAGCCCCAGTACATTCCAAAACCATTTAATTGGTTTGCAAACTTTAAATCATGAAACTCTGGCAGTACAACCGCTGTGAACTGAACATCTATAATGCAGTTCAAAATGAaacaattcaaaaaattttttttaaattaaatttgaaaaaatactgTGACTCACAAATTACATACATGACATGCATAAATAAACCGTAGCTTAACACTGCATATACCTCTGTAAACATATTAAAAAGGTACCTTGCTGAGAGTCTAAAAGCTTACAAAATATATGAaaaggaattattttaaaattacaaatttttgtatCTCAATTACACTTGATGATGCAAACATTTAAAGTTCTTcttaaaattccaaaatatacTTGGGTCGTAGAAATTTACataacacattccaaaaacaatattaaatattgcaCAGTTTACTACCCTTTTTTCTGTCCCACTAGCGATATTTCTGTTCACAATAGTTCCATACAAGGCTTTATTTAAGAAGGGCAAACATTACGGGACAAAGCTGGAATTTATTAAAATGTCTGTCTTTAACGACGATCAGCATATCCAAGTTTAACGACTTTTAAGGTGTTTCATTATGAGTGAGGCGAAACTTACTTGGTGTGATGCGTCTGTTACCACCGCCCGTGGTGGAGTGGGCGTTTTCAAATTTAGGCTAGATTTCAGACCCAcgttattgtgtttaatgtattggaaTTAGAATTTACTGCTTTCCGCTCCACATTGATGGgtcatctgtaattaaatattttaatttattttgtgatgttaatggatgtgtgtgatctagtatcaggtcaacgtgaaatagtatcatacgggttcataaatttacaacatttaaattcatcatagtttattaagtaatattataaggagataagacaaaaaaaaatgataactttgataactctaaagtttatacaaattttcctagcacgcgacgacccattgatacctatatctaatgccagtaatgttcagggttaaattgaatttcatgagcatctagctaataaataagttattcgtaagaaaatagtccggcttagttcaggggagggcagtTGAAACTCCGTTCTTCTTGGACCACTGATCTCGTCCTCAGCTTTCCAGGATATACGAGCAGTCTTGCTGTGAAAGAAAGTCTAAACTACAATCCAGTAGCAATACTGATGATGACAGCTACTGTTGAACCCATTCCGGGTGTGCTGAAAAATCTTTAGATTGGGCAGGTCTCACCAGCGCAGACAgtaactgcagcatgaagatgatcggaagtcttgcaaggacggatattcgcccgacgcggtagtaaaattaattgcgaaatgcgactccctatagtctgcatgacgaagaatcagacttccttcacttaagacttgcaaaaataactaattacgcggtagccacgtatcttcttgtcctctgcgcgcaattcccgaacccaggaactgtcacagagaacgtccattcgctccgcagttcaaaacttaagtccctcgttcctcccgaaaatgccgaccagcgagcatctcagctaggaagaataattaaacaacctctttt
The nucleotide sequence above comes from Bacillus rossius redtenbacheri isolate Brsri chromosome 17, Brsri_v3, whole genome shotgun sequence. Encoded proteins:
- the LOC134540857 gene encoding mucin-21-like, with the translated sequence MPSTASAAIATGATSVASATSFACSASSVIATSASSATSIVSATSTVSAASATSAASATSAASATSAASATSAASATSAVSATSAASATSASSAVSATSAVSATSAASAASATSAASATSAASATSAASATSAVSATSASSAVSATSAVSATSAASATSASSAVSATSAASATSTASASSAASATSAASATSAASATSAASAISAVSVKSAASAASASSAVSATSAASATSTASASSAASATSAVSATHAVSATSAAIATSAVRATSTVSATSAASSTSAAISSGATSFASATSAAIATGATSFCLCYQCCRTSLSTVPGGVGVKSCTRHGHYDDVQYFLPP